Proteins from one Esox lucius isolate fEsoLuc1 chromosome 19, fEsoLuc1.pri, whole genome shotgun sequence genomic window:
- the agk gene encoding acylglycerol kinase, mitochondrial yields MARVVKVFVTLRNHWKKSTVAALALSYGGNWLYGKHCDNLLRREACLAARQFGRQQIAPQEQPKKATVILNPAACSGKANNLFEKNAAPILHLAGVEVTLVKTDYEGQAKKLMELMEQTDMLIVAGGDGTLQEVITGMLRRADQDSFSKTPIGFIPLGSHNSLSESLHILSDNQVKHITSATLSILQGETVPLDVLQIQGEKEQPVFALMGLQWGAFRDVTTTIKKYWYLGPLKTKAAHWFSTLREWPQVRKASVSCLAPTPRPPDTPEQKTQRPNLLYRIVHRLKNYWYPPVPEPPKVEEPEKWEERMLSTLELSIHTQNKNPVQKRINDSLVVCAEPDSFTVGEFITAGEKKVQDSTAFSNKSLKLEASACRLSLPEEGAGFYNIDNEEYEAVPVEVRLLPRKLRFFCSAERKQQLLTQVL; encoded by the exons ATGGCTCGGGTTGTGAAAGTGTTTGTGACTCTGCGGAATCATTGGAAGAAGTCCACTGTTGCTGCACTTGCGCTTTCATACGGTGGCAACTGGCTGTATGGTAAACACTG tgaTAATCTGCTGCGAAGAGAAGCTTGTCTGGCGGCAAGG CAATTTGGACGTCAGCAGATAGCACCCCAGGAGCAACCGAAGAAAGCCACTGTCATTTTAAATCCAGCAGCTTGCAGTGG GAAAGCCAACAACTTATTTGAGAAGAATGCTGCCCCTATATTACACCTTGCTGGTGTCGAGGTGACACTAGTAAAG ACAGATTACGAAGGCCAGGCAAAGAAGTTGATGGAGCTGATGGAGCAAACAGACATGCTGATTGTGGCTGGAGGAGATGGCACTCTGCAGGAGGTCATCACTGGCATGCTGCGCAGGGCTGATCAG GATTCATTTAGTAAAACCCCCATAGGATTCATCCCACTGGGGTCCCACAATTCCCTGAGTGAGAGCCTACACATCCTTAGTGACAATCAGGTGAA acaCATCACCTCAGCAACTCTGTCTATTCTTCAAGGAGAAACGGTACCTCTCGATGTACTGCAGATCCAG GGAGAAAAAGAGCAGCCAGTGTTTGCCCTGATGGGTCTGCAGTGGGGGGCCTTCAGAGATGTGACTACCACCATCAAAAA gtATTGGTACCTTGGCCCATTGAAGACAAAAGCTGCTCATTGGTTCAGCACGTTACGG gagtGGCCCCAGGTTCGCAAGGCCTCTGTGTCCTGCCTGGCACCCACTCCTCGCCCCCCTGATACGCCTGAACAGAAGACTCAGCGTCCCAACCTGTTGTACCGCATCGTCCACAGACTGAAGAATTACTGGTATCCACCAGTTCCAG AGCCTCCCAAAGTGGAGGAGCCAGAGAAGTGGGAAGAGAGGATGCTGTCTACTTTGGAGCTGTCCATCCACACCCAGAACAAAAACCCTGTCCAGAAA CGAATCAACGACTCCCTTGTTGTCTGTGCGGAGCCAGACTCCTTCACTGTGGGAGAATTCATTACTGCTGG AGAGAAGAAAGTTCAGGATTCCACCGCATTCTCAAACAAATCTCTGAAGCTTGAGGCGAGTGCATGTCGACTCAGTCTTCCCGAG GAAGGTGCCGGCTTCTACAACATCGATAATGAGGAGTATGAGGCGGTGCCAGTGGAGGTGAGGCTGTTGCCACGGAAACTGCGCTTCTTCTGCAGTGCGGAACGCAAACAGCAGCTCCTGACACAGGTTCTGTGA
- the nup205 gene encoding nuclear pore complex protein Nup205 gives MAAQMAVNSGASLWGPLKELWDTVEGAVWRRQPESVHLLDLQLKKHKPNFLSLFKNPPKSAEQREKVRKASTEGIAIQGQQGARLLPEQLLNEAFILSDLFDIGELAALELLLAGENQQPHFLGLSRGLVAVLLYWDGKLCVANSLRSLIQSRHGKTFTLELSAELVALTTGFTDELMGQGLTKRILTLVSEISVTREFERLQKERGLGNEKHRKEVSDLIKETRQALADSLFAWTCQSPLSKDDTLALIGHLETVTAEADGSLDSVNLALVMALLYCLDVSFLEQGTEDREDLLQALPLLTEKQYVSSVHSRLVEGGPWKLPGLQAVCRLAWSLALRALSQLPQGLALVEFTETDEALADQALLGGVFLFMTEGMLGCEGFSHDEFYTRRLHSLITDFLALMPMKVKQMRNRADEDARLVHMSLQMGSELPSSLRKDLDHLMILIGEFYSKDPFGLELALEFWCPTESLQQNSLQGSYLGMAMQRPPHKQVVLSKFVRQTGDLLPPTLYIPYLRMLKGLANGPQCAHYCFSLLKTNGAPHGENVQVTGSPVSWEHFFHSLMLYHENLRRDLPNTDATQYRLPPIRGITQRELDGLTSFLQLLCTIITWSENARLALCEHPQWTPVVVMLGLLQCSVQPVLKGELLLCLAAFGKSPEIAASLWQSLEYTQILQTVRAPGQKQVAGIEVELNEIESSCEEYPLTRAFCQLISTLIESALPVNLGAGLRAPGFEPYLIFLRDAVFLPFPTRAYRRAAEKWEVADAVLEVFHKLLRDYEPQPSDFVQETVELLGEQVLAHKPPGHSLMFHLLNDSPTLTLCLSLLGEGVHQLDTYATFPGKKQLESAVLHCLCLLDLALQKEVAFMDLLRESQASLIVSPLEQLLQGVSAQSRRADHIVSIARYLYHSSSNPEAAFQSAKILRHISRYPNIQNRLVGDFTHDQAVSDKLMAGFVECLDNEGAEEGLEKGDDSDPAKKEARVRHETQIHILNLLITSLELKPPNLALYLLGYEVKKPVSSTNLQDAGVLGCPRSCLHAILSLLQRGSERRSGPVLTRQAPHLAELCYQVIYQLCACSETSGPTMRYLRTSQDFLFSHLQHLPFILPGDQISALSQMSWLMKTAAIELRVTSLNRQRSHTQRLLNLLLDDQPHTQHTDGETGMEEESRSVSGFLHFDTVSKVRRKLLSVLDAIDFSQDVPELLQLDFFERTQIEQVIANCEHVNEHGHTVCNVKLLHRVLVAEVNALQGMAAIGQRPLLFEEVNSILQQVVERNRVRRSLSAKRHALQSWRGLVETLLTACPADLIPADDRQLIIRDLLLDLHDKVLSEDAAGELMPIVAGAVFTLTAHLSQSVLSEQQQGAGPEAGASSGFASIANSALHLILRKLLDFILCTGGGFQRLRAHLYGSLLYYLQIAQKPEEPDTLQQAGKSMWERLTAPEDGFSKLQRENLSIIESYGTALMEVVCRDACDGHDIGRMLALAVLDRVLSIDRQSQWLLYVCNSGYLRVLVESLRQDDAALQTMLSPQPPLLKPLYIYESKMALLMRVAKTSQGAVELLRCGLVAQLVECQVFDMVPDSDSHRMFGQRDPSGFIPSPQDRYRQILLPALRLFQVILTSTTTHHQQGAAQVLQWLIVHADTIQGLLRCPELSKGPLQELSLLTGIISRTALPGALEGQDVNSAVLLEFQGHISRFQRQCLSLLSRLAGSERERLLKQAEIAAPGDPAERREEMEVAMQQVCANIMEYCQTLLLQSSAQAQFSICLFSPSVSEPASRDGRTDLALPSAPYSRVPGLGLVLFLLKNSAADFLRYHQSHRQALGKLQSLEQLPPEELKELCAALVSGTGGVEKISSVQRSLLAKRRLVQLINNRAKLLALCSYVIETCLFVLWRHLEYYLLYCTPTDPKDSLLPGASAYRPRLTDDSFGRALGLSRVSQQDLEQLLSDMGAGFGEPLQRKLLEVEGLYSQVRSRYTFIQALVRRIRGLLRQPKS, from the exons ATGGCGGCCCAGATGGCGGTAAATTCAG GAGCCAGCCTGTGGGGCCCGCTGAAGGAGCTATGGGACACAGTGGAGGGTGCTGTGTGGAGAAGGCAACCGGAGAGTGTCCACCTCCTGGACCTACAACTCAAGAAACACAAGCCCAATTTCCTCTCGCTCTTCAAAAATCCA ccaaAGAGTGCAGAGCAGAGGGAAAAAGTGCGCAAAGCCAGCACAGAGGGCATTGCCATCCAGGGCCAGCAGGGGGCGCGTCTACTTCCTGAGCAGCTGCTCAATGAGGCCTTCATCCTGAGTGACCTCTTTGACATCGGCGAGCTGGCTGCGCTGGAGCTGCTGCTGGCAG gtgAGAACCAGCAGCCCCACTTCCTGGGTCTGAGTCGAGGGCTGGTTGCGGTGCTCCTGTACTGGGATGGGAAGCTATGCGTGGCTAATTCCCTGCGCTCGCTAATCCAGTCGCGTCACGGCAAAACCTTCACTTTGGAATTAAG TGCGGAGCTGGTGGCGCTCACCACAGGCTTCACCGATGAGCTGATGGGCCAAGGCCTGACCAAACGCATACTGACGCTAGTGTCAGAGATCAGTGTGACGCGGGAGTTTGAGCGCCTGCAGAAAGAGCGAGGCCTGGGCAATGAGAAGCACCGGAAGGAG GTATCCGATCTCATCAAAGAGACCCGACAAGCACTGGCCGATAGCCTGTTTGCATGGACCTGCCAATCACCGCTCAGTAAGGACGACACCCTAGCCCTTATTGGCCACTTGGAAACGGTGACAGCAGAAGCTGACGGCTCATTGGACAGTGTGAACCTGGCTCTAGTCATGGCACTGCTCTACTGTCTGGATGTCAGCTTCTTGGAGCAAGGAACCGAAGACCGAGAAG atctGCTGCAGGCCTTGCCCCTGCTGACCGAGAAGCAGTACGTGTCTTCGGTGCACAGTCGCCTGGTGGAGGGGGGCCCCTGGAAGCTGCCTGGGCTGCAGGCTGTATGTCGCCTGGCCTGGTCTCTGGCTCTGCGGGCCCTCTCTCAGCTGCCCCAAGGCTTGGCCCTAGTGGAGTTCACAGAGACAGACGAGGCGCTGGCCGATCAGGCCCTGCTAGGCGGTGTCTTCCTGTTCATGACAGAGGGCATGCTGGGATGTGAGGGCTTCAGCCATGATGAGTTCTACACCCGCCGCCTCCATTCCCTCATCACTGACTTTCTGGCACTCATGCCCATGAAG gTAAAGCAAATGCGTAACCGTGCCGACGAGGATGCCAGACTGGTCCACATGTCTCTGCAGATGGGCAGCGAGCTCCCATCCTCCCTGAGGAAAGACCTGGACCACCTCATGATCCTG ATTGGAGAGTTCTACAGCAAGGACCCGTTTGGGCTGGAACTGGCCCTGGAGTTCTGGTGCCCTACTGAGTCCCTGCAGCAGAACTCCCTCCAGGGTTCTTACCTGGGCATGGCGATGCAGAGGCCCCCACACAAACAG GTTGTGCTGTCCAAGTTTGTGCGTCAGACGGGGGACCTGCTGCCCCCCACTCTGTACATCCCCTACCTGCGCATGCTGAAGGGCCTCGCCAACGGCCCCCAGTGTGCCCACTACTGCTTCAGTCTGCTCAAGACCAACGGGGCCCCACACG GGGAGAATGTGCAGGTGACGGGCAGCCCTGTGTCCTGGGAGCACTTCTTCCACTCCCTCATGTTGTACCACGAGAACCTGCGTCGGGATCTGCCCAACACGGACGCCACGCAGTACCGCCTCCCGCCTATAAGGGGCATCACTCAGCGGGAGTTGGACGGCCTGACCTCTTTCCTGCAGCTGCTCTGCACTATCATCACCTGG AGTGAGAACGCCCGCCTGGCCCTTTGTGAGCACCCTCAGTGGACACCTGTCGTGGTGATGTTGGGCCTGCTGCAGTGCAGTGTGCAGCCTGTCCTCAAGGGGGAGCTCCTGCTCTGCCTGGCCGCCTTCGGGAAGTCCCCGGAGATCGCCGCCTCCCTCTGGCAGTCACTGGAGTACACCCAG attcttcagacCGTGCGGGCTCCAGGACAGAAGCAAGTTGCTGGGATTGAG GTGGAGCTGAACGAGATCGAGTCGAGCTGTGAAGAGTACCCACTGACCAGAGCCTTCTGTCAGCTCATCAGCACGTTGATTGAGAGCGCGCTGCCCGTCAACCTGGGGGCGGGGCTCCGTGCGCCAGGGTTTGAGCCCTACCTGATCTTCCTGCGCGACGCCGTCTTCCTTCCCTTCCCCACCAGAGCCTATCGCCGTGCTGCCGAGAAG TGGGAGGTGGCGGATGCTGTTCTGGAGGTCTTCCACAAGCTTCTGCGGGACTATGAGCCCCAGCCCTCAGACTTTGTCCAGGAGACGGTGGAGCTGCTTGGGGAGCAGGTTCTGGCCCACAAGCCCCCCGGCCACAGCCTCATGTTCCACCTGCTCAACGACTCACCCACCCTGACTCTCTGTCTCAGCCTACTGGGGGAGGGCGTGCACCAGCTGGACACCTACGCCACCTTTCCTG GTAAGAAGCAGTTGGAGTCTGCCGTGCTTCACTGCCTGTGTCTGCTGGACCTGGCCCTGCAGAAGGAGGTGGCGTTCATGGATCTGCTGAGGGAGAGCCAGGCCTCGCTCATAGTCTCCCCATTGGAGCAGCTCCTGCAGGGGGTCAGCGCCCAGAGCCGCCGGGCCGACCATATCGTCAGCATTGCCAG GTACCTGTACCACAGCAGCTCCAATCCTGAGGCGGCCTTCCAGAGCGCTAAGATCCTGCGCCACATTTCCCGCTACCCGAACATCCAGAACCGGCTGGTGGGTGACTTCACCCACGACCAGGCTGTGAGTGACAAGCTGATGGCTGGCTtcgtggagtgcctggacaacGAGGGGGCAGAGGAGGGCTTGGAGAAGGGAGACG ATTCTGATCCGGCCAAGAAGGAGGCCAGGGTGCGCCACGAGACGCAGATCCACATCCTGAACCTCCTGATCACCTCCCTGGAGCTGAAGCCCCCCAACCTGGCCCTTTACCTGCTGGGCTATGAAGTCAAGAAGCCTGTGTCCTCCACCAATCTGCAGGATGCTG GTGTGCTCGGGTGCCCGCGGAGCTGCCTGCATGCCATCCTGAGCCTGCTGCAGAGAGGCAGTGAGCGGCGCTCTGGCCCGGTTCTCACTCGCCAGGCGCCGCACTTGGCTGAGCTCTGTTACCAGGTGATCTACCAGCTGTGCGCATGCTCCGAGACGTCAGGCCCCACCATGCGCTACCTGAGGACCAGCCAGGACTTCCTGTTCTCTCACCTGCAGCACCTGCCTTTCATCTTGCCTG GTGACCAGATCTCTGCTCTGTCTCAGATGTCTTGGCTCATGAAGACAGCCGCCATCGAGCTCCGAGTGACATCACTCAACCGCCAGCGCTCACACACCCAGCGCCTCCTCAATCTGCTGCTGGATGACCAGCCTCACACACAGCACACCG ATGGGGAGACCGGCATGGAGGAGGAAAGCAGATCTGTGAGTGGATTCCTGCACTTTGACACGGTCTCCAAAG TGCGTAGGAAGCTGCTCAGTGTGCTGGATGCCATCGACTTCAGCCAGGATGTGCCCGAACTGCTCCAGCTGGACTTCTTTGAGCGGACACAGATCGAGCAGGTCATTGCCAACTGCGAGCATGTCAACGAGCATGGTCACACAGTCTGCAACGTTAAG tTGCTGCATCGAGTCCTGGTGGCAGAGGTCAATGCCCTCCAGGGGATGGCAGCCATTGGTCAGAGGCCACTTTTGTTTGAG GAGGTGAACTCCATCCTGCAGCAGGTGGTAGAGAGGAACCGCGTTCGCCGGAGCCTAAGTGCGAAGCGTCACGCGCTGCAGTCATGGAGGGGCCTGGTGGAGACCCTGCTCACTGCCTGCCCTGCAGACCTCATTCCTGCTGACGATCGGCAGCTCATCATCAGAGACCTGCTGCTGGACCTTCACGAtaag gtGCTGTCCGAGGACGCGGCAGGGGAGCTGATGCCCATCGTGGCCGGAGCGGTGTTCACCCTCACCGCCCACCTCAGCCAATCGGTGCTGTCCGAGCAGCAGCAGGGGGCAGGGCCAGAGGCAGGCGCGTCGTCGGGCTTTGCCTCCATCGCTAACTCTGCTCTGCACCTGATCCTGAGGAAGCTGCTGGACTTCATCCTGTGTACCGGGGGCGGTTTCCAGCGTCTCCGGGCGCACCTTTATGGCTCTCTGCTCTACTACCTGCAGATCGCCCAGAAACCCGAGGAACCTGATACACTGCAGCAAG CCGGAAAGTCTATGTGGGAGCGCCTGACCGCTCCGGAAGATGGGTTCTCCAAGCTGCAGAGGGAGAACCTGTCCATCATTGAGAGCTACGGCACCGCCCTCATGGAGGTGGTGTGTAGAGACGCCTGTGACGGCCACGACATCGGCAGG ATGCTGGCCCTAGCCGTGCTGGACCGCGTCCTGTCCATCGACCGCCAGTCCCAGTGGCTGCTGTATGTGTGCAACAGTGGCTACCTGCGTGTGCTGGTGGAGAGCCTGAGGCAGGATGACGCGGCCCTGCAGACCATGCTCAGCCCCCAGCCCCCCCTGCTCAAACCTCTGTACATCTACGAGAGCAAGATG GCCCTGTTGATGCGGGTGGCTAAGACCAGCCAGGGGGCTGTGGAGCTGCTGCGCTGTGGCCTGGTGGCTCAGCTGGTGGAGTGTCAGGTGTTTGACATGGTGCCCGACAGTGACTCCCACAG GATGTTTGGTCAGAGGGATCCGTCTGGCTTCATCCCCAGCCCTCAGGACCGTTACAGACAGATCCTGCTGCCTGCTCTCAGGTTGTTCCAGGTCATcctcacctccaccaccacacaccatCAGCAGGGAGCCGCCCAGGTTCTGCAGTGGCTCATTGTCCACGCCGACACCATCCAGGGTCTGCTGCGCTGTCCGGAGCTCAGCAAGGGGCCCCTGCAGGAGCTCTCTCTGCTCACCGGCATCATCAGCAGGACAGCCCTACCAG gagCTCTTGAGGGACAGGATGTAAACAGTGCAGTTCTACTGGAGTTCCAGGGTCACATCAGCAGATTTCAG cgtcagtgtctgtctctgctgAGCCGCCTGGCGGGGAGCGAACGAGAGCGCCTGCTGAAACAGGCAGAGATCGCCGCCCCGGGAGACCCGGCCGAACGTCGGGAAGAGATGGAGGTGGCCATGCAACAG GTGTGTGCAAACATCATGGAGTACTGTCAGACCCTGCTGCTACAGAGCTCAGCCCAGGCCCAGTTCAGCATCTGTCTCTTCAGCCCATCCGTCAGCGAACCAGCCAGCAGAGATGGACGCACAG ACCTGGCCCTCCCCTCAGCCCCATACTCTCGTGTGCCTGGCCTGGGCCTGGTTCTGTTCCTGCTCAAGAACAGTGCTGCAGACTTCTTACGCTACCATCAGAGTCACAGGCAAGCCCTGGGCAAGCTACAGAGTCTGGAGCAGCTGCCTCCAGAGGAGCTCAAAGAG CTGTGTGCAGCCCTGGTCTCTGGTACTGGAGGAGTAGAGAAGATCTCGTCGGTCCAGAGGAGCCTCCTGGCTAAGAGGCGCCTGGTCCAGCTGATCAATAACAGAGCCAAGTTACTGGCCCTCTGCTCCT ATGTGATTGAGACCTGCCTGTTTGTGCTATGGCGCCACCTGGAGTACTACCTCCTGTACTGCACCCCCACTGACCCCAAGGACTCCTTGCTGCCTGGAGCCAGTGCCTACAGACCACGCCTGACAGACG ACTCGTTTGGACGTGCCCTgggtctgtccagagtcagcCAGCAAGACTTGGAGCAG CTGCTGAGTGACATGGGGGCGGGCTTCGGAGAGCCTCTGCAGAGGAAGCTGTTGGAGGTTGAGGGGCTATACAGCCAGGTCCGTTCCCGATACACGTTCATCCAGGCGCTTGTACGCAGGATCCGAGGCCTGCTCCGCCAGCCCAAGAGCTGA